A window of the Arachis duranensis cultivar V14167 chromosome 5, aradu.V14167.gnm2.J7QH, whole genome shotgun sequence genome harbors these coding sequences:
- the LOC107488108 gene encoding AT-hook motif nuclear-localized protein 1 codes for MEGRDMVSGVTVVGSDGPSGYHAAPRNDNPAPAGGSAVAMPGTQVGVPLQQQQAAVAAVAEKKKRGRPRKYAADGSVTMAMSPKPISSSGLPAMIDFSSGKRGKVRPPGSVSKAKFEASGLDARQSVLILPPHFITANSGEIISFSQQGPRAICILSANVVISSVTLRQPDSSGGTLTYEGRFEILSLSGSFMPNDNGGTRSRSGGMSISLASPDGRVVGGGVAGLLVAASPVQVVVGSFLAGKQQQSNHKKQKFEVISTATPPAAAAAHANLSTCSSWSNPTDISVSFPGG; via the exons ATGGAGGGTAGAGACATGGTTAGTGGGGTTACGGTGGTGGGATCCGATGGTCCGTCGGGCTACCATGCTGCTCCCAGGAACGACAATCCAGCTCCGGCGGGGGGATCCGCCGTGGCCATGCCGGGAACGCAGGTGGGTGTTCCGCTGCAGCAGCAGCAGGCGGCGGTTGCAGCGGTggcggagaagaagaagaggggtCGACCCAGGAAGTACGCAGCAGACGGGTCGGTTACTATGGCAATGTCTCCGAAGCCGATTTCTTCTTCGGGTCTGCCGGCGATGATCGATTTCTCTTCGGGAAAGCGCGGGAAAGTGCGGCCACCTGGCTCTGTCAGCAAAGCCAAGTTCGAG GCGAGTGGGTTGGATGCTCGTCAATCGGTGCTAATTTTACCCCCCCATTTCATCACTGCTAATTCCGGGGAG ATAATATCGTTTTCTCAGCAAGGACCACGAGCTATATGTATTCTTTCTGCAAATGTAGTCATATCAAGTGTGACACTTCGTCAACCTGATTCTTCCGGAGGTACACTGACATACGAG GGACGGTTTGAGATTCTGTCTTTGAGCGGATCATTCATGCCAAATGATAATGGTGGAACACGGAGCAGATCCGGTGGCATGAGTATTTCCTTAGCAAGTCCGGATGGACGTGTTGTAGGCGGCGGAGTAGCTGGTCTATTGGTTGCTGCAAGTCCTGTGCAG GTAGTGGTAGGCAGTTTTCTCGCAGGCAAGCAACAGCAATCAAACCACAAAAAGCAGAAATTTGAGGTAATATCAACAGCCACGCCACCCGCTGCAGCCGCTGCTCATGCTAATCTCTCAACTTGCTCTTCCTGGAGTAACCCAACTGATATCAGTGTGTCATTTCCTGGAGGCTAG
- the LOC127739590 gene encoding protein cornichon homolog 4-like isoform X1, whose translation MGDILTWLISFLLLFSLLALLIYQLMCLADLEFDYINAYDSSSRINMVVLPEFIIQALLTSFYLVNSHWILTLLSLPYLCFNLHLYRQRKHLVDVTEIFNNLSWEKKHRLLKLIYLVFSLFLSLFWMIYNSLD comes from the exons atgGGTGACATATTAACGTGGCTCATCTCCTTCTTGCTCCTCTTTTCCTTACTGGCCCTCCTCATTTACCAG CTAATGTGCCTGGCAGACCTGGAATTCGATTACATAAATGCCTATGACTCCTCTTCTCGAATCAACATGGTGGTCTTACCCGAGTTCATTATTCAGGCTCTCCTTACCTCTTTCTACCTTGTTAACTCCCATTGGATATTGACACTTCTGTCTCTTCCTTACCTCTGCTTCAATCTCCATTT ATATAGGCAAAGAAAGCATTTAGTTGATGTTACAGAGATATTCAACAACCTGTCCTGGGAAAAGAAGCACCGCCTCCTCAAACTCATCTATcttgttttctcccttttccTCTCTCTATTTTG GATGATCTACAACTCACTCGATTGA
- the LOC127739590 gene encoding probable protein cornichon homolog 2 isoform X2 → MCLADLEFDYINAYDSSSRINMVVLPEFIIQALLTSFYLVNSHWILTLLSLPYLCFNLHLYRQRKHLVDVTEIFNNLSWEKKHRLLKLIYLVFSLFLSLFWMIYNSLD, encoded by the exons ATGTGCCTGGCAGACCTGGAATTCGATTACATAAATGCCTATGACTCCTCTTCTCGAATCAACATGGTGGTCTTACCCGAGTTCATTATTCAGGCTCTCCTTACCTCTTTCTACCTTGTTAACTCCCATTGGATATTGACACTTCTGTCTCTTCCTTACCTCTGCTTCAATCTCCATTT ATATAGGCAAAGAAAGCATTTAGTTGATGTTACAGAGATATTCAACAACCTGTCCTGGGAAAAGAAGCACCGCCTCCTCAAACTCATCTATcttgttttctcccttttccTCTCTCTATTTTG GATGATCTACAACTCACTCGATTGA
- the LOC107488193 gene encoding uncharacterized protein LOC107488193: MGGSVSSPGGSLKKSECGVGPTKMLLKVTVENSLGAIQVLMRPEDTVADLIKAVLSIYAYEKRRPPLKDTPPHSYDLHYSPFTLQSLNPNDKLKNLGSRNFFLCSRPPTF; this comes from the exons ATGGGTGGATCGGTGTCAAGTCCTGGTGGGAGCCTGAAGAAGAGTGAGTGTGGTGTTGGGCCAACGAAAATGCTACTAAAGGTGACCGTGGAGAATAGCTTGGGAGCAATTCAGGTGCTGATGCGCCCCGAAGACACCGTCGCCGATTTGATTAAGGCAGTCTTGTCCATTTATGCCTACGAGAAGAGAAGGCCACCCTTGAAGGACACTCCTCCTCACTCCTACGACCTTCACTACTCTCCCTTCACCCTCCAAA GTTTGAATCCAAATGACAAGTTGAAAAACCTCGGTTCAAGGAATTTCTTTCTCTGTTCCAGACCTCCTACCTTTTAA